The nucleotide window TCGGCGCAGGTGACGCAGTCGGGCCAGAACCTCGTCGTGACCTTCCCCCTGCCGCAGAGCAGCGGCTACCGGGTGTACCCGGTGGTGCGGGCGGGCGGCGCGCGGCTCGTCGTTGACGTCGGCCCCGGCATTCCCGTGACCGTACCTGCCCTCACGCAGCGCATCGGGCGGCCCCTGATCGTGCTGGACCCCGCGCGGGTGCAGGGCCTGGGCCGCGACGTGACGCTGGAGGTGGCCCGGCGCGCGGCCGAACTGCTCACGCAGGCGGGTTGGCAGGTGCGTCTGACGCGCGAGCAGACCTCGGCGCTGGGGCAGAACGACAAGCTCGCGCTCGCCCGCCAGAGCGACGTGTACCTGGCGCTCGACCTAGGGCGCTTTCCCGGCAGCCCGCGCGGCGGCGTCACGGTGTACGAGCAGAGCGGCGAGAGTCCTTCGCAGTACGTCAATGCCCTGCGCGGCGCCTCGACCGCGCCCTACGGCAGCCTCGCGGTGGGGGACGGCGGCGGCACGCGGCGCCTGAGTGAACTGCTGCGCGGCGAGCTGCGCGGCGGCGGCGTGACTGCCAAGCAAGGGAGCATCAGCCGGGTGCTGACGCTGGGCGAGACGGCCCAGGCCGCCCTGCTCATGGAACTGGGCTGGACCGGCAACGCGCAGGACCGCACCAACCTGGGCACCGACGCCCGGCTTCAGGCCTTCTCGGTGGCGGTGGCGCGCAGCGTGGCGACCTACCTCACCGCCCGGGCCAATAACGCCTCGCAGGTCGCGCAGGGCAGCAACGGGAGCACGCCGTGATTCCGCTGCGCCGGTTCCTGTCGCTGTTCAACGTGGTCACGCTGGCCCTGCTGCTCGTGTCGGCCTACGCCTACGAGGTCGTGCAGCGTCCCCCCGCCCTGCCCACACCCCCCAAGCTGGAACTGTCCGAGCGCCGGGCGGTCAAGGTCACGGTGTACTACCCCGACACCCAGGTCCAGAACCTGCGGGCCGTGCAGCGTACCGTGCAGGTCACCGAGGAAAACCCCACTGCGCTGGCCCAGGCTGCCGCGAACGCCTGGGCGCAGGGGCCGGCCGGCAGCGGGACAGGACTGCTGCGCGCCGTGCCGCAGGGCACCGCCGCTCCGCGCGTCTACCTGCGCGGGACCCACTACTACGTGGACTTCCCGCAGGCGTACACGGGCCTGAACTACGGGGCCAGCGGCGAGCGGATGCTCCTGTGTACCCTGACCCGGACGCTGCTCGACAAGCGTGGGCAGGACGTGACCTTCCTCGTGGGGGGGCAGATGACCGATACCCTGGGCCGCATGGACCTGCGCGAGCCGTATACCCGCCAGGACTGCACCGACCGGTAAGGCCGGGCACACGCGCGTGATCCAGACCATCACCCTTCAGGGGTTCAAATCCTTCGCCGAGCGCACCCGCCTCGAATTTTCGAGCGGAGTATGCGCCGTCATCGGTCCCAACGGCAGCGGCAAGAGCAACGTCGTCGAGGCGATCCGCTGGGCCACCCACGGCGCGCGGGCCCGTGAACTGCGCGCCGGGCGCGGGACCGAGCTCATCTTTCACGGCAGCGGGGGCAAGGCGCCGCTGGGGCTGGCCGAGGTCTCGCTGGAACTCTCGACCGCGCAGGGCCGCCTGAACCTCACCCGCCGCGTCTACCGCGACGGCACAGGCGAGCAGGACCTCGCGGGACGCCCGGTACGCGCGCGCGACGTGCAGGCGGCGCTGCGCGGTACTGGCCTGGGACCGGGTGGGCTGGCCGTCATCGGGCAGGGCGAGGTGAGCGGCGTGGTGCAGGCCGAGGGCCGTACCCTGCTGGGTTACCTGCAGGAGGCGGCCGGGCTGTCGCGGGCGGTCAGCGCCCGTCAGGAGGCCGCCGCGCGGCTGCTGGAGGCCGACAGTCACCTCAAGCGCCTGCGCCTGCTGCTGAACGAGCGTGAGTCCGGCGTGGCCCGGCTGGCCCAGGCCGCCGCGCAGGCCCGGCAGCACCGCGACCTGAGTGCCCGGGTCCTGACCCTGGACGACGCCCTGCGCCGCGAGCGCCAGGCTGCGCTGCGCCGGGAGCTGGACACGGCCGCCCGCGAGGCCCGCGCCGCGGCGGCACGCAGCGCCGAGCTGGCGCTTGCCGTGGGGGAGGGGGCTGCCCGCGTGGAGGCCTCCCGCGAGGCCGCCCAGGCTGCCCGCGCTCGCCAGGAGGCCCACGCTGGGGCACTGGATACCCTGCGCGCCGCGCGGGAGGCCCATGCCCAGGCGGCGCGCTACCGGGAGCACTTCGCCGCCGAGGCCGCCGCGCTGAGCGCCGAACTCGCGTCACTGCCGGATACGCCGCCGGTGGCGCCCGCTCCAGACCTCGTGGCCCTGGCCGCAGAGGCGGCGCAGGTCCGCAGTGGGGCTGAAGCCGCCGAGGCCACGGCGCGCCGGCTCGACGCCGCGCTGAGCCGCGCGCGGCAGGAGGCGGCCCGGATCGCCGAGGCCGTCACACGCCGCTCCGCGAGCCTGGACACTCTGAGGGCCGAGCTGGAGCGCGCCGAGGGCAATCTGGACACCGCGCGGGCGGCCCTGCTGCCGGCCCGCGCCGAACTGGAGGCCGCCGCGCAGGCCCGGCAGGAGGCCGAGGGCGCCTTCACGGCCCAGGCCGATACGCGCGCCGCCGTACAGGCCCACGAGCGCCACCTTGCCGGCGAGCTGACCCGGGTGTCGGCCAGTCTCGCTCCGCTGCGGCGTGAACGCGAGCGCCTGGAAAGCGCATTGAACAGCTACGCTCGCTACGGCGAGGGCGCCCGCAACGCCCTGCGCCTGGAGCATCCCGGAATCGTCGGCTCAGTGGCCGATCTGCTGAGCGTGCCCGCCGAGTACGAGACAGCGGTGGGCGCGGCGCTGGGCCGGCGTCTGGAGCAGGTCGTGGTGGCGCGCGGCGACGACGCCCGTGAGATCATCGAGGAACTCCGTCGGGTGGGCGGCCGGGCGACCTTCCTGCCACTGGACCTGCTGCGCCCCCGCCCCCGGCGTGACGCGGCGCTGCTGCGTGAGGACGGCGTGGTGGGCAATCTCGCCGACCTGTGTCCCACCGATCCCACCCTGGTGGGCGAGGCCATCCTGGCCGATACGCTGCTCGTGCGCGACCTGCGGGCCGCCAATCGCCTCGCGCGCGCGCATGTCAGCCGGCCCCGCCTGGTCACGCTGGACGGCGAACTCGTCGAGCCGGGCGGCGCGATCACGGGTGGCCGGCTGCGCGACAGCGGCGGCGCGGTCCTGGCCGACCAGCGGCGGTTTCAGGAGCTCGACGCCGAGCTGGGAGAGGCCGCCGCCCTTCAGGCCCGCCTGGAGGCCGAGCTGGCGCGCGCGCGGGGAGCCGCCGGCGCCTCCGATCCTGCGGCGCTCAGAACCGCGCTCGACGACGCCCTGCGCCGCGAGCTGGACGCCGAGCGCCGCGTGACCGAACTGGGCGCGCAACTCCGCAGTCTGGAGACGAACCGCAGCAGTCTCCAGACCCGGCTGGCCGAGGCCGCGCCCACGCCGGAGCCGGTGCACGCGGCGCCGGACCTCACCACCCTCGAGAGCGACCTGCTCGCCGCCCGCCAGGGGGCCGAAGCCGCCCGCGCCGCCGAGCGGGACGCCGCCGAGGCCTGGGGGCTGGCGCGTGAGCTGGCGGCCGCCTGGACCGCCTACCACGCGGCCGGGGTCCGGGCCGACGCGCTGCGCGGGCGCCTGGCCGCGGGCGCGCAGGCCGCCGCGACCCAGCAGGCGCACCTGGAAGCCGCTGCCGCCGAGGTCGCCCGCCGTGAGGCCGCGCTGGGCAGCCTCGACGAGGGCGAGTTCCCCCGTGCCGAGGCCGCCCGCGAGGCCGCCGCGCTGGCCTACAGCAACCTCATCGGCGAGCAGAACCGCGTGCGCGCCCGCCTGGACGAGCTGCGGCTGCTTATCGCCCGGCGCGAGGGCACGCTGGAACAGGTGCCCGACGGTTGCCTGCCCCCCGGCACCCCCCGCGAGTGGTCGGCCGAGCTGGCCCGCGCCCGCGCCGCACTCGAGACCCTGGGGCCGGTCAACGCCCGCGCCGAAGCCGACCATGCCGCCGAGCGCGCCGAACTGGAGACCAGCCGCGCCGAACTGGCCGACGCCGAGGACGCGGCGGGCGAGCTGCGCGGGCACCTTTCCGCGTTGGAGGACGCCGAGGGAACTGCGACCCGACTCGCCTTCGGGCGCGTGAACGAGGCCTTCCGCGAGTACAGCGCCGAGCTGCTGGGCGGGGTGGGCGAGCTGGAGGCCGAGACGGGCGAACACGGCCGCCTCACGGGCCTGCGCCTCGCCGTGCAGCCCCGCGGCAAACGTACCCGCTCCATGACCTTGCTCAGCACGGGCGAGCGCACGATGGCAGGGCTGGGCTTTCTGTTCGCGCTGAACCACGCCGGGGGCGAGGAGGGCATGGGCGGGCTGCCGCTGGCGGTGCTCGACGAGGTGGACGCCCCGCTTGACGAGGCCAACATCCGCCGCTTCACGGCCTTCCTGGAACGCTTCGCCGCACGCGGCACCCAGTTCATCATCGTCACGCACCAGAAGGCGACCATGGAGGTCGCTCAGGCGCTCTGGGGCGTGACCACCGACCAGACCGGAGCCAGCCGCGTCCTGAGCATCCGCCAGGAGGGCGAGGGCGTAGGGGCCTGAGCCGGAGATGGCCGGCGGAGTTTCGGCGGTCTTCAGGTTATGTGAGCCGCATCGTGGCCCGCCTCCCTGCCGAACAGGGGCTTACTGACACGGCGGGTCCAGATCACCGGGTTGGGTGGCCTAGCCTGCTCGGGGCCGTAGCATGGGCCGGATGCGACCCTTTCTCCTGTCTGCTCTGTTGGTGGGGGCGGCGTCGGCCCAGAGTGCTCCGGCCGGCGTGCCGGGCCAGCCCAGTTTCGAGGGCCAGATCGTCTATCAGGTCATGCCCGACCGTTTCTTTGACGGTGACCCGGCGAACAACGCGGGCGTGGACCGCGCCGACCCGCGCGCGTGGCACGGCGGCGACCTCGCGGGCCTGACGCAAAAACTCCCGTACATTCAGAAGCTCGGCGCGACGGCGCTGTGGCTCACGCCGGTGTACCGCCAGCAGCCGGGCAACTTCTCCGACACCTCGCCCTATCACGGGTACTGGCCGGCCGACTTCCGTAAAGTGGACCCGCATTTCGGGACGCTGGCGACCTTCGGCGCCCTGATGGCGGGGGCCAGGGCGGCGGGGCTGCCAGTCGTGCTCGATCAGGTCATCAACCATTACGGGTACATGGCCCCGGCGGTGACGGAGCATCCTGGCTGGTTCAACGGTCCGGCGCAGTGCGGCGCTTCGCGGAACAAGGACGTGGACTGCTCGCTCGCCGGCCTGCCTGACCTGCGCCAGAGTGTGCCGGCGGTGCGGGACCTGCTGCTGGGCAACGCCGACTTCTGGCGTGCCCAGGGCGTATCGGCCTTCCGCTACGACGCCATCAAGCACGTTGAGGGGCCGTTCCTGAAGGAGCTGCTGGCCCGTGACCGCGCCGCCGGCACCTGGACGCTGGGGGAGTGGTACGACGCCGACACCGGCACGGTGGCCGACTGGCAGAAGGCTGGGTTCGACAGCCTCTTTCTGTTCAGCCTGCAGGCAGCCCTGCGCCAGAGCGTGATGGGCGGCCAGAGCCTGAGCGGCGTGGCGAACGTCCTCGCGCGTCAGGGCGAGTTGCCGCGCCCCGGCGAGGTCGCGCTGTTTCTCGACAACCACGACGTGCCCCGCTTTGCCAACGGCACGCTGTTCGAGGACGAGGGGCAGACCCGCACCCGCTATGGCCTGCGCGCCCTGATGACCCTGCGCGGCGTACCAGTGCTGTGGCAGGGTACCGAGATCGCCCAGCGCGGCGGCCCTGACCCCGATAACCGCCGCGACATGCGTTTCGAGGGCCAGTGGACGCCCGCCGAGGCGCAGACCTTCGCCGCCGTGCAGGGCGCCGTCGCCGCCCGTAAGGCGAGCGCGGCCCTGAGCCGGGGCGAGCAGCGGCTGCTGAACGTACCCGCCGGCTTACAGGACGACCTGTTGCTCTTCACCCGCCAGCAGGGCGACCAGACGGTGCTGGCCGCCTGGCACAACGGCCGCGAGCGACGTACCTTTTCCGTGCCGCTCGCGGCGCTGGGGCTCGGTGCAGCCACGCAGGCCCTGACCCGCAGTCTGTTTACCAGTCAGAACGCGGGCCTGAGCGTCAGCGGCGGGTTCCTGCACCTCAGCCTGCCGGGGCGGGATGCGGCGGCCTTCGAGTTGGGCAGGAAGTAGGGCCGGATTCAGGGAACCGGGCGCAGGTGGTGCAAAGCGGAAAGCGGGGCCACCTGCGCACCCGCTTTCCGCTTTGGGAGCTCAGGGCTGCGAGGGCGCGGTCGTGGGAGCCGGGGCAGGCGCCGCGGCCGGGGCCGCGACCGTCACCAGCTCGGGAAAGCTCTGGGGGGCGAGGCGGGTGAGCTGCGCGTCGAGGTACTTCTGCGCCGCGTCGCCCGCGAGCTGCTGACGGATCAGGGGCGCGGCCTCGGCCAGCGGCAGGGTGCCGGCCTGGGTGCGCTTGGTCACGATCAGGACGTGCCAGCCGAACTCGGTCTGGACGGTCTGGGGAACGTTGAGCGGGCCATTGAAGCTTGCCTGGTCGAAGGCTGCCACGGTGTCGCCCGAGTTGATGCAGCCCAGGTCGCCGCCCTGCGCCGCGCTGCCGGGGTCCTGGCTCTTTTCCTGGGCGATCTTGGCGAAGTCGCCGCCCGCCGCGAGCTGGGCCGTCACCGCGTCGGCCTCGGCCTTGGTCGGCACGAGGATGTGCTTGACACAGGCCTCGCCGGGGCGGTTGAAAGACGCCCGGTTGAGGTTGTAGAAGCCGCCTACCACGCTGTCACCGAAGGTAAAACGCTTCTGGAGGGTGTCGAGATAGGCGCGCACTACCGTCTGGCGCTCGAGCGCCGCGCGGAAGTCGGCGACGTTCGCGTAGCCGCGCTGGCCCAGCGCCTCGGCGAAGGCCTCGTCGGTGGGGAACCCGGCGCGGGCCTCCGCGACCTGCGCGTCGAGGGCGGCCGCGTCGGGCTTGTTGGCGACGCGGGCCAGCTGATAGGTCGCGCGCTCGCGCACGTACTGCTTGAGGTAGTCGGCGCGCGCCGGGGCGAATTCTTCGAGCAGCGATTCCTCGAACGGCGCGCCCTGACCATTGACCACCCGCGCGACCGCCTGCCGGAAGTCGCGGTCGAACTCGGCCAGCGTGACCGTCTCGCCGCCGATGCGCGCCACGACCGCCGCCGGGTCCTGGGAAGCTGCGGGGGTAGCCGCTGGTGCAGGCTGTGCGGGCGCGGTCTGGGCCGGCGCGGCCGGGGTCGTCGGCGTGGCCGGTGCGGTCTGGGCGAGGGCCGCGCCGCCGAGCAGCAGCGTGAGGGTCAAGGCAAGTCTGTTCATGCTGCTGCCCACTGTAGCGCTCTGTGCATGAGCGCGCGGTCCACCGCCCGCCTGCGGAGCAGAGCGCACGTTCAGGGACAGGGAGACCGGGGCTAGGCTGCGGGTCGCCGCACCGGGGCAATAGCCTTCCGGCCTACACGTTCCACGTCCTGACCGCCCAAATACACCGCCTCGTCCCGGCCGCTTTGTGACAAATGCTCTAGAATCCGCCGCGTGCGCCTGACCCTTGAGGAAACGACCGACCCCCGCGTGTACGACGACGCTGTGAGCCACCTGCCCATCACGAGTGCCCTTCAGGGCTGGGGCTACGGCGAGGCGAGGCGGGTGCTGGGCCAGACGCCCGCGCGGTACCTCATCAAGGGAGATGGCCGGACGGTGGGCGCGCTGCAACTCATCCGCAAGCGCCTCGTGCCCGGCTTCTCGACGCTGTACGCCCCGCGTGGCCCGGCACTCGAGTCGCTCGACCTGCTGCCCGACCTCGCGGGAGCGGTCCGGAAGGTGGCGCGGCCCACCGACGCCCTGCTGAAGATCGAGCCGCCGTATCCGTACCTCGCGGGCGACGGCGACTCGGAGGCGCACGTGCCCCCCGCGCTGGGGCCGTTCACGCGCGCCGACACCGAGCAGCCCGAACACACCATCATCGCTGACCTGCGCCCGACCGAAGCCGAGCTGCTCGCGGGCCTGAGCAGCATGGCGCGGCGCAACGTGCGCGCGGCCGAGAAACTGGGTGTGGTGGCGGGCCGGGACGACGATTTCGACGCCTTCTGGGAGATCTTCACGGCGACCAACGAGCGTGCCAAACTCGGGGCCTTTCCGCGCGCCTACTACGAGACCATGCTGCGCGAGGGCAACGCCCACGGCGGCGAGGCGTACATCGTGCTGTCGCGCTACCGGGGTAAGGCTCTGGCGGGCGGCTTTTTCGTCACGATGGGCAAAGGAACCTACTACCTCTTCGGCGGCAGCGTGCGCGACGACCGCGTGGGTGACGACGGCCAGCCCCTCAAGGACAGCAAGGCCCCGGATGCCTTCTACTGGAACGCGATGCTCGACGCCAAACGGCGTGGCTACGAGCTGTTCGATTTCTGGGGCATTCCGCGCGTCCTGGACGAGAGCAAGCACAGTTACGGCGTGTTCAAGATGAAGCTCAAGTTCAGCGAGCAGCGCGTGTGGTACCCGGCCTACGACCTGACCCTCAACCCGGCTGCCCCGGCCATCATCAAGGCGATGCGCTGGCGCAAGACCCAGAACAACTTGCGCAAACGCGGCAGCGCCGACGACGTGTTGTGACCTGACCTAACGGTCGGTCAGGCGGCATGGTAGGCTGAGGTCGTGGCTACCCTGTATGTCGTCCTGCTGACCCTGCACAACCTCAACCGCTGGCTGGTGCTGCTGACCGGCATCTGGGCCCTGGCGCGGACACTGCCCGGCCTGGGTGGCGCGCGCCCCTGGACCCAGGACGATCGGCGCCCGGTCGCGGCCTTCATGGGCACGCTGCACCTTCAGGTCGTGCTGGGGCTGCTGCTGTACGCTTTTCTGGGCATGCAGGGCGCGCCCGTCTTCGCCGGGGCTCCGCGGCCCAGTTTCCAGTGGGAACACCTGGGTCTGGGTGTACTGGCCGCCGTTTTCGCTACCCTCGCCAGCATCCAGAGCCGCCGCGCCGCTACCGACCCGGCCCGTTTCCGCGCCGCCGCGCTGTGGTCGGGTCTGGCCATGCTGACCGTCCTGGCGGCGATTCCGTGGTGGCGGCCCCTGATCCGGCTGTTTGGCATGTGAAATGGAAGTGGGGAGTGGGTTGTAAAGAGTGGTAAAGGTCTGAGTTTCTACGTGCAGTGATGGAGCTCAAGACGCCACTGCCCGATGCCCCCGAAGGCCGTCGTGCGCAAAGCGCACTGGCCATTCCAGGTGGGCTGAGGCTGGCCCAGGCCTTAGCCGTCACGCCGCAGGGCAGAGCAACCCCGCCACTCTTCGGAACGGCTGTTGCCGAGCGCAGCAAAAAAGATCCTCCCTCCCACCGGGCGGGGGGCTGGGGGGAGGGAAACCGAAGGGGCTGACCTTCCAACTCGGAGGTCAGCTCCTTACCGCCCCGGCTCGATAATCACCTTGCCCGTCGTCTTGCGGTCGAGGATGTCCTGAAACGCCCGCGCACTCTCGGCCAGCCCATAGGTGGGCCCGACCTGTGGCGTGACCTGCCCACTGGCGACCAGCGGCGTCAGCGCCTGCGCGGCCTCGCGGGTCAGGTCAGCGTCGGGCATCAGGCTGCTGAGCCACAGGCCCGTGACCGTGACGTTGCGCTTCATCAGTTCGACCGGGCGCAGGTTCGCCGGCTCGCGGCTGGCGTTGCCGATCACGATGATGCGCCCGAGGTTGGCCGCCATCTCCAGGCTCTCCTGAAAGCGCGCACCACCCACGACTTCCAGGATCAGGGGCACGCCCTTGCCGCCGGCAGCCTCACGGACCTTCTTCACGCGGTCGGGATCGTCCTGAAGCAGGGTCACGTCGGCGCCGAGGTCGCGGGCGATCTGGAGTTTCTCTTCGGTCGAGGCCATCGCCACGACGTGCATCCCCATCGCCTTGGCGAGCTGGATGCTCGCGGTGCCCAGTGCGCCGGCGGCCGCCTGCACCAGCACCCACTCGCCGGCCTCGCCGCGCCCGAGGGTCTTGAGGCCGTGGTAGGCCGTGAAGTACGACACCGGAAAGGCCGCCGCCTGCGCGCCCGACAGGCCCTGCGGCACCGGGATGAGGGCGGCGGCGGGCGAGAGGGCGTACTCGGCCAGGCCGCCGCGTCCGCCCAGGCTGGCGACGCGCGTGCCGACCTCCACGCCCTGCACGCCCTCGCCCACAGCGTCCACCACGCCGGCAAATTCCATGCCCGGCGTGTAGGGTACGCGGGTGCGCGTGAGGTACTCGCCCGCGACCGCCAGCACGTCGGCGAAGTTGATGCCGACCGCCTCGACCTTCAGCCGGACCTCGCCGGGGCCGGGTTCGGGGCGCGGCACCTCGCGCAGTTCCATCACGTCGGGAGGGCCCAGTCGCTCGACCACCATCGCTCTCATCGTGTCGCTCATGACCCGCAGCATACGCCTGCGCTCCCCGGAAGTGAACGTCAACGGACACTCTGAACGTCAGCGGATTTGACCGGGGCCGCCCGCGCGTGGAACCATGCGCGCATCAACAATTCCCCGAGCACCACCGCCAAGGAGGCACAGCTGTGAGCATCGTCGAACAGGCCCGCGAGGGCGACATTCTGGTCCTGACCATCAACAATCCCCCCGTGAACGCCTTTTCGCCGGGCGTGCCCGAAGGCCTGCACGCGGGCCTGGACGCCGCCGAGACCGACGCGGGTGTGCGCGCAGTGGTCATCATCGGTGGGGGGCGCACCTTCATCGCCGGGGCCGACATCAAGACCTTCGACCTGCCGCGCGAGCAGGCGCCCGACCTGCGCGGCTTCATCACGCGGCTGGACGCCTTTTCCAAGCCCACGGTCGCGGCCATCCACGGCACGGCGCTGGGCGGCGGCCTGGAGGTGGCCCTGGCCTGCACCTACCGCGTGGCGACCGCCGACGCCCGTCTGGGCCTGCCGGAGGTCAAGCTGGGGGTGCTGCCCGGCGCGGGCGGGACGCAGCGCCTGCCCCGCGTGGTCGGCGCGCAGAAGGCCCTGGAGATGATGCTCTCGGGGAGCCCGGTCAAGGCGACCGAGGCCCGCGACCTCGGTCTGGTGGACGAACTGGTGGGCGGCGACCTGCGCGCGGCGGCCGTCGAGTTCGCCCGTGCCCACGCCGACGCGCGTCCCCTGCCCCGCATCAGCGAGCGCGGGGTAGAGGGCGCCTCGCCCGAGCTGTTCGCGGCGGCCCGCGCGGGCCTGGGCAAGACCCATAAGGGCCAGTTCTCGCCCGGCCTGATCGTGGACCTCGCCGAGATGGCGGCCACCAAGCCCTTCGCCGAAGGCTGGGACGCCGAGGCGCGGCTGTTCATGCAGGCCAAGGACAGCCCGCAGTCGCGCGCCCTGCGTCACGTCTTTTTCGCCGAGCGCGAGGCGGGCAAGGTACGTGGCCTGGGCAAGGACACGCCGGTCGGGGACGTGCGCCGCGTGGGGATCATCGGCGCGGGCACGATGGGCGGCGGCATCGCCATGAACTTCCTGAATGTCGGGTTGCCCGTGACCATCGTGGAAACGGCCCAGGAGGCGCTTGACCGCGGGCTGGCAACCATCCGGCGCAACTACGAGAACAGTGCCAAAAAAGGCCGCCTGACCACTGAGGATGTCGAAAAGCGCATGGGGCTGCTGACTCCCGCGCTCGATATGGGTGCGCTCGCGGACGCCGACCTCATCATCGAGGCCGTCTTCGAGAACATGGATGTCAAAAAGGACATCTTCACGCGCCTGGACACCATCGCCAAGCCCGGCGCGATCCTGGCGAGCAACACCTCGACCCTGAACGTCGACGAGATCGCGGCCGTGACCTCGCGCCCCGAGCAGGTCATCGGCCTGCACTTCTTTAGCCCCGCCAACGTGATGAAGCTGCTGGAGATCGTGCGCGCCGACAAGACGAGCGACACGGTGCTGGCGACCAGCCTCGCGGTCGCGCGCAAGATCGGCAAGGTGGGCGTGGTGGTCGGCGTGTGTGACGGCTTCGTCGGCAACCGCATGGTGCACCGCTACGGCGACGAGGCCCGCAAGCTCGTCGAGGAGGGCGCCGACCCGCAGGCTGTGGACGCCGCCATGCACGCCCTCGGCCTGCCGATGGGGCCGTTCGAGATGAGTGATATGGCCGGCCTGGATATCGGCCACGCCATCCGCCAGCACCAGGCGAAGGAGCGCGGACAGCCCAAGCCCGACGGCTGGCTCGACCGCATCGTCGAGACGGGCCGCAAGGGCCAGAAGACCGGCGGGGGCATCTACGACTACGGCGACGACCGCAAGGCCCGCCCGAACGCCGAGATGGGCCAGCTCATCGCCGATTACCGCACTGAGAAGGGCCTCACCCCGCGCGAGATCGGGCAGGACGAGATCACCAAGCGCCTGGCCTACTCGCTGGTGAACGAGGGCGCGCAGATTCTGGAAGAGGGCATCGCGCAGCGTGCGGGCGATATCGACGTGATCTACCTGTACGGCTATGGGTTCCCCGGCTACCAGGGCGGGCCGATGGGCTACGCCAGCGAGCAGGGCCTGGGCAACGTCGCCGCCGATCTGGAGAAGTACGGCCAGACGCCCGCGCCGCTGCTCCGGCGCCTGGCCAACGAGGGCAAGACCTTCGCCGATTACGACCGCGAAACCGCCAGAGGCTGAAGCCCGGGCAGGGAAGAGGGCCGGGTGGGGGCGTTGTCGGCCCCCGCCCGGCTTTCATGTCCGCCTGAGCTGCCCAGCGCACCCTTGCGCCATGACCCCTGCGCGCCGTTTCGCCCGCCCGGCCCTCGTTCTCGTCACGCTCGGTCTCGTGGCTGGGCCGCTGAGTACCTCGCACGCGCTGCTCGACAAGACGCGCTTCGCGGCGCACCTGGGCGTGGCCTACTACGCCTTTCACCACTGGGTGCTCTCGCCCTACCAGAGCGGCCAGTTCGCCTCGGGCAGTGCAGGACGGACCGGGCGGCTCGTCAAGGGCGGGCTGGCCCTGCTGTTCGCCGCGCACGAGGTCAATGTGGCCCAGAAGGTCGCGCACGGCAGCCACGACCCCCTGCTCCAGAAGCTCGACGCGCAGCTCGTGAATCTCAAGGATTCGATGGGCCGCGTGGGCGCCAGCCTCAAGAGCGGGCAGCTGAACGCCGCCGACCTTCAGAGCCTCGACAGCGC belongs to Deinococcus sp. Leaf326 and includes:
- a CDS encoding N-acetylmuramoyl-L-alanine amidase, with the protein product MGARWPRLLLLSAALIGAGLAGAQLAFSRLNLAGRDVQSINLYGAEYASQTTLSGLLSVVRDGGLVRVEGLGHVLLLPIDEDQARAVTDFNTVQLDAERVKARSATLVNGNLYLPLDTLARGLGATYAPGQFTVAAPTLQGVSSRAGRSSDRLVLDLSRDVEVSDELRGTEVRITLSGLKGDTRRYTTRGAFLPSAQVTQSGQNLVVTFPLPQSSGYRVYPVVRAGGARLVVDVGPGIPVTVPALTQRIGRPLIVLDPARVQGLGRDVTLEVARRAAELLTQAGWQVRLTREQTSALGQNDKLALARQSDVYLALDLGRFPGSPRGGVTVYEQSGESPSQYVNALRGASTAPYGSLAVGDGGGTRRLSELLRGELRGGGVTAKQGSISRVLTLGETAQAALLMELGWTGNAQDRTNLGTDARLQAFSVAVARSVATYLTARANNASQVAQGSNGSTP
- a CDS encoding GerMN domain-containing protein — translated: MRRFLSLFNVVTLALLLVSAYAYEVVQRPPALPTPPKLELSERRAVKVTVYYPDTQVQNLRAVQRTVQVTEENPTALAQAAANAWAQGPAGSGTGLLRAVPQGTAAPRVYLRGTHYYVDFPQAYTGLNYGASGERMLLCTLTRTLLDKRGQDVTFLVGGQMTDTLGRMDLREPYTRQDCTDR
- a CDS encoding chromosome segregation SMC family protein; the encoded protein is MIQTITLQGFKSFAERTRLEFSSGVCAVIGPNGSGKSNVVEAIRWATHGARARELRAGRGTELIFHGSGGKAPLGLAEVSLELSTAQGRLNLTRRVYRDGTGEQDLAGRPVRARDVQAALRGTGLGPGGLAVIGQGEVSGVVQAEGRTLLGYLQEAAGLSRAVSARQEAAARLLEADSHLKRLRLLLNERESGVARLAQAAAQARQHRDLSARVLTLDDALRRERQAALRRELDTAAREARAAAARSAELALAVGEGAARVEASREAAQAARARQEAHAGALDTLRAAREAHAQAARYREHFAAEAAALSAELASLPDTPPVAPAPDLVALAAEAAQVRSGAEAAEATARRLDAALSRARQEAARIAEAVTRRSASLDTLRAELERAEGNLDTARAALLPARAELEAAAQARQEAEGAFTAQADTRAAVQAHERHLAGELTRVSASLAPLRRERERLESALNSYARYGEGARNALRLEHPGIVGSVADLLSVPAEYETAVGAALGRRLEQVVVARGDDAREIIEELRRVGGRATFLPLDLLRPRPRRDAALLREDGVVGNLADLCPTDPTLVGEAILADTLLVRDLRAANRLARAHVSRPRLVTLDGELVEPGGAITGGRLRDSGGAVLADQRRFQELDAELGEAAALQARLEAELARARGAAGASDPAALRTALDDALRRELDAERRVTELGAQLRSLETNRSSLQTRLAEAAPTPEPVHAAPDLTTLESDLLAARQGAEAARAAERDAAEAWGLARELAAAWTAYHAAGVRADALRGRLAAGAQAAATQQAHLEAAAAEVARREAALGSLDEGEFPRAEAAREAAALAYSNLIGEQNRVRARLDELRLLIARREGTLEQVPDGCLPPGTPREWSAELARARAALETLGPVNARAEADHAAERAELETSRAELADAEDAAGELRGHLSALEDAEGTATRLAFGRVNEAFREYSAELLGGVGELEAETGEHGRLTGLRLAVQPRGKRTRSMTLLSTGERTMAGLGFLFALNHAGGEEGMGGLPLAVLDEVDAPLDEANIRRFTAFLERFAARGTQFIIVTHQKATMEVAQALWGVTTDQTGASRVLSIRQEGEGVGA
- a CDS encoding alpha-amylase family glycosyl hydrolase; this translates as MRPFLLSALLVGAASAQSAPAGVPGQPSFEGQIVYQVMPDRFFDGDPANNAGVDRADPRAWHGGDLAGLTQKLPYIQKLGATALWLTPVYRQQPGNFSDTSPYHGYWPADFRKVDPHFGTLATFGALMAGARAAGLPVVLDQVINHYGYMAPAVTEHPGWFNGPAQCGASRNKDVDCSLAGLPDLRQSVPAVRDLLLGNADFWRAQGVSAFRYDAIKHVEGPFLKELLARDRAAGTWTLGEWYDADTGTVADWQKAGFDSLFLFSLQAALRQSVMGGQSLSGVANVLARQGELPRPGEVALFLDNHDVPRFANGTLFEDEGQTRTRYGLRALMTLRGVPVLWQGTEIAQRGGPDPDNRRDMRFEGQWTPAEAQTFAAVQGAVAARKASAALSRGEQRLLNVPAGLQDDLLLFTRQQGDQTVLAAWHNGRERRTFSVPLAALGLGAATQALTRSLFTSQNAGLSVSGGFLHLSLPGRDAAAFELGRK
- a CDS encoding peptidylprolyl isomerase; this translates as MNRLALTLTLLLGGAALAQTAPATPTTPAAPAQTAPAQPAPAATPAASQDPAAVVARIGGETVTLAEFDRDFRQAVARVVNGQGAPFEESLLEEFAPARADYLKQYVRERATYQLARVANKPDAAALDAQVAEARAGFPTDEAFAEALGQRGYANVADFRAALERQTVVRAYLDTLQKRFTFGDSVVGGFYNLNRASFNRPGEACVKHILVPTKAEADAVTAQLAAGGDFAKIAQEKSQDPGSAAQGGDLGCINSGDTVAAFDQASFNGPLNVPQTVQTEFGWHVLIVTKRTQAGTLPLAEAAPLIRQQLAGDAAQKYLDAQLTRLAPQSFPELVTVAAPAAAPAPAPTTAPSQP